The Strix aluco isolate bStrAlu1 chromosome 1, bStrAlu1.hap1, whole genome shotgun sequence genome has a window encoding:
- the BLOC1S4 gene encoding biogenesis of lysosome-related organelles complex 1 subunit 4 yields the protein MAAAAGPGEGAGADLPGACPGADSGNVSHSHSSASGLGEPEDEDASEASLSATAAAYSAYLLADRSLFSEQIESLDKSLEDLLTRVDEFVGMLDMIRSDSSQVVNESIPQIYTKATEMRHIYRKIDKLEAFVKMIGNSVAGLEERVIKAETDLGAFPSTFKKILHTISMPSFLNKSSSSRQQQTLYEPPVLFKTEDYFPCLNEAPY from the exons AtggcggccgccgcggggcccggcgAGGGGGCTGGAGCTGACCTGCCGGGCGCCTGCCCCGGCGCGGACAGCGGGAACGTCTCCCACAGCCACAGCAGCGCCTCCGGCCTCGGGGAGCCGGAGGACGAGGACGCCTCGGAGGCGTCGCTGAGCGCCACCGCCGCCGCCTATTCCGCGTACCTGCTCGCCGACCGCAGCCTCTTCAGCGAGCAG ataGAAAGCTTAGACAAGAGTCTAGAAGATTTGCTGACCAGAGTGGATGAATTTGTGGGAATGTTGGACATG ATTCGAAGTGATTCCTCTCAAGTTGTCAATGAAAGCATACCTCAAATTTACACAAAAGCTACAGAAATGAGACACATATACAGGAAGATTGACAAACTAGAG GCTTTTGTGAAGATGATTGGAAATAGCGTAGCTGGACTGGAAGAACGGGTCATAAAGGCAGAAACAGACCTTGGAGCTTTTCCGAGCACGTTTAAGAAAATCTTGCACACAATCAGCATGCCATCCTTCCTTAAT AAATCATCTTCCTCACGACAACAACAGACCCTCTATGAACCTCCAGTCCTCTTCAAGACTGAAGACTATTTTCCGTGTCTTAATGAAGCACCTTACTGA